One Aspergillus oryzae RIB40 DNA, chromosome 2 genomic window carries:
- a CDS encoding oxidoreductase, 2OG-Fe(II) oxygenase family (predicted protein): MLKLSTILGSLFYLLPIYIFLIAPALRQFFPPAEEDLTFDPDDDAADLEGPILNDTILSLDDGIEPTCAPDNYRVHLLRRDPLVIYIEDFLSSEEADHLVELGQETYTPSIIYDGTTEKVDPNTRLSDRALLPRTNTVRCLENRAKAFQGWRPHLYIERMWAQRYNASGHYRHHYDWAGSSARGGDRASTFMVYLGDECTGGGTNFPRFKRPRDEKWCRFVECENEAEGVTFRPVKGNAIFWENLRPDGSGYLETWHAAFPVTEGTKVGLNIWSWYQAPRRRRIFC; the protein is encoded by the exons ATGCTAAAACTCTCCACAATCCTCGGATCCCTATTCTATCTCCTCCCAATCTATATCTTCCTCATTGCCCCCGCCCTCCGCCAATTCTTTCCCCccgccgaagaagacctCACCTTCGACCCCGACGATGACGCCGCCGACCTCGAAGGCCCGATCCTAAACGACACAATTCTCAGTCTCGACGATGGCATTGAGCCCACCTGTGCCCCGGACAATTACCGGGtccatctcctccgtcgcgACCCATTGGTAATCTACATCGAAGATTTCCTCAGTTCCGAGGAAGCCGACCACCTCGTTGAACTCGG ccaagaaaccTACACCCCCTCCATAATCTACGACGGCACAACCGAAAAAGTAGACCCCAACACCCGACTCTCCGACCGCGCCCTCCTCCCCCGCACCAACACCGTCCGCTGCCTCGAGAACCGCGCAAAGGCCTTCCAAGGCTGGCGACCGCACCTGTACATCGAGCGCATGTGGGCCCAGCGCTACAACGCCTCCGGCCACTACCGGCACCACTATGACTGGGCGGGTTCGAGTGCGCGCGGCGGCGACCGTGCCAGTACGTTCATGGTGTATCTCGGGGACGAGTGTACGGGTGGTGGCACGAATTTTCCGCGGTTCAAGAGGCCGAGGGATGAGAAGTGGTGTCGGTTTGTGGAGTGTGAGAATGAGGCGGAGGGGGTTACGTTTCGGCCGGTGAAGGGGAATGCCATCTTTTGGGAGAATTTGAGGCCGGATGGGAGTGGGTATTTGGAGACGTGGCATGCGGCGTTTCCGGTCACGGAGGGGACGAAGGTTGGGCTGAATATTTGGAGTTGGTATCAGGCGcccagaaggaggagg ATCTTCTGCTAA
- a CDS encoding uncharacterized protein (predicted protein), translating to MTITRAGVWGVTASVWGSQKSVADGSSSLLFIISRQSSQVDTGTVSSSSRPKHSLSLSLSRNNDEWRKEVNNLPQSISRLTQPFNIEYLLKEIEIPQYYLRGPQMDEIPAAVNRQWRPTQTEGKEDNQALKIELLWGIKARQRPGKFPEIPG from the coding sequence ATGACGATAACGCGCGCCGGTGTTTGGGGCGTGACCGCTTCCGTGTGGGGAAGTCAAAAGTCGGTTGCTGACGGATCGTCTAGTCTGCTTTTTATTATCAGTAGACAGTCGAGTCAAGTAGACACTGGAACTGTCAGTAGTAGTTCCAGACCCAAACactccctctctctctctttgtctCGCAACAATGATgaatggagaaaagaggtCAACAATCTTCCCCAGTCAATTTCTCGGCTCACCCAACCTTTTAATATTGAATATTTATTaaaagaaattgagattCCCCAATACTACCTCCGTGGACCTCAAATGGATGAGATCCCCGCTGCCGTAAACAGACAGTGGAGACCGACCCAGactgaaggaaaagaagacaaccaGGCCCTGAAAATAGAGCTATTATGGGGAATAAAAGCGAGACAAAGACCCGGCAAATTCCCTGAAATCCCAGGATGA
- a CDS encoding sigma-70 region 2 family protein (predicted protein), whose protein sequence is MSNESENTDSTKPATEWQFIDASNNSRSNLTQVKRHVMQQYMRQKRASGQSSNDVEQTAVESHNAPRKATRRPRKARASAGDTAQKGKKEDLNRQRQKNASAEKSDVQVVPNQELTDDVVEEIERDFIPGVMSYTSAENASLPANSFFQLQGYPISPYLLDKYASGSQSSGSESSSLSPWSSTPTSPSDVTLSPKTILSAARTDPFNTLPMDLDAEGQRLFDFYVNEMPACSYGSHFRSAKAHNWYTAVFVPEGMKGAVTFQNTILVHAANTWAWVRNEEETDYTLVHRNRAISMLRDHMTRHPGDISDVAIIACLSAAGLEDFDPRPGHKEISWVHMRAAREMIRARGGPAAFENTRLGMLINWQDYILSGYETNGLSFFFEYNPSVKRSFNSQGQWQDSITQTFNLTPSPLPSIPLLSPRDAFSPSGLISPGYSLSFLSPEDEIRHQCDEFIDFLKRCEELSVSHRSKHANMPALLFGTTETPCNIAKPSSGHWSKQY, encoded by the exons ATGTCAAATGAGTCTGAAAACACGGATTCAACCAAGCCTGCGACAGAATGGCAATTCATTGACGCTTCGAACAACAGTCGGAGCAACTTGACCCAGGTCAAGCGCCATGTGATGCAACAATACATGCGCCAAAAACGTGCGTCGGGTCAGTCTAGTAATGATGTTGAACAGACGGCGGTAGAAAGCCACAATGCGCCACGAAAGGCTACCCGACGCCCTAGGAAGGCTAGGGCTTCTGCAGGGGACACTGcacagaaaggaaagaaagaagacctCAATAGGCAGAGGCAGAAGAATGCATCAGCAGAAAAGTCCGATGTCCAAGTTGTCCCGAATCAAGAGTTGACGGACgatgtggtggaagaaaTTGAGCGAGATTTTATCCCTGGAGTCATGAGCTATACAAGTGCTGAAAATGCATCCTTACCGGCCAACTCCTTCTTTCAGCTTCAAGGCTATCCGATATCGCCCTATCTTCTAGACAAATATGCATCTGGAAGTCAGAGTAGTGGCTCAGAGTCTAGCAGTTTATCCCCGTGGTCATCCACTCCAACATCCCCATCTGATGTCACGCTTTCTCCAAAAACTATACTCAGCGCAGCAAGAACCGACCCTTTCAACACCCTACCGATGGATCTAGATGCTGAGGGGCAACGGCTATTCGACTTCTACGTTAATGAGATGCCTGCCTGTTCCTATGGTAGTCATTTCCGCTCTGCCAAAGCCCATAACTGGTATACGGCAGTCTTTGTCCCAGAAGGTATGAAGGGCGCCGTCACATTCCAGAACACTATCCTCGTACATGCTGCGAACACTTGGGCTTGGGTACGGAACGAGGAGGAGACTGACTATACACTTGTTCACCGCAACCGCGCAATCTCCATGCTCCGAGATCATATGACAAGACATCCAGGTGACATTTCCGATGTTGCAATTATCGCATGTCTCAGCGCTGCAGGCCTTGAGGACTTTGATCCTCGCCCAGGGCATAAGGAAATTAGCTGGGTTCACATGCGGGCTGCGAGGGAAATGATACGTGCCCGAGGAGGACCGGCGGCCTTTGAGAATACCCGTTTGGGCATGCTAATCAACTGGCAAGATTATATTCTATCTGGATATGAAACAAATGggctgagcttcttcttcgagtATAACCCTTCAGTCAAACGATCTTTCAATAGTCAAGGCCAATGGCAAGACTCGATCACACAAACATTCAATTTGACACCCTCTCCCTTACCTTCAATACCATTGTTATCGCCTCGGGATGCTTTTTCACCCTCTGGATTAATCAGTCCAGGTTATTCGCTGTCCTTTCTGTCAcccgaggatgagatcagGCATCAGTGCGATGAGTTCATTGACTTTTTGAAGCGTTGTGAGGAGCTCTCGGTATCCCATCGATCTAAACATGCCAACATGCCAGCTTTA CTCTTTGGGACTACCGAAACTCCGTGCAACATAGCGAAACCTTCCTCTGGACATTGGAGCAAGCAGTACTAG
- a CDS encoding uncharacterized protein (predicted protein) produces MKVTYFASILTAGLASVNHLHCSMTTNLFQAYAVEAPIPGYGVEDLSWEVQTTPGGPKVNLNGTVQEVHEQLLAINPNYEQEFAALNADKKRELTFEKRDTVTCYQYPQANHKYVESGIKYLRSVPGQPTNGPGPNNCGRVSCSYNAAIWWCNDNTFSKTLPSFNNIADGAQVVENHCWRGGNFFSGKCDHADHWSVIVKGERC; encoded by the exons ATGAAAGTCACCTATTTTGCCTCTATCCTCACGGCTGGACTTGCGTCCGTG AACCACCTCCATTGTTCGATGACAACTAACCTCTTTCAGGCCTACGCCGTCGAAGCTCCTATCCCTGGATATGGCGTCGAGGACCTCTCCTGGGAAGTCCAGACCACCCCTGGCGGCCCCAAAGTCAATCTCAATGGAACAGTGCAGGAGGTCCACGAACAATTGTTGGCAATTAACCCCAACTACGAGCAAGAATTCGCTGCCCTGAACGCCGACAAGAAACGGGAGCTTACTTTCGAGAAGCGGGATACGGTAACATGCTATCAGTATCCTCAGGCCAACCACAAGTATGTCGAGAGTGGTATCAAGTATTTGCGTTCGGTCCCCGGCCAGCCCACAAACGGACCGGGACCTAACAACTGCGGACGGGTCAGCTGTAGTTACAATGCTGCTATCTGGTGGTGCAATGAT AACACTTTCAGCAAGACCCTTCCCAGCTTCAACAACATTGCCGATGGAGCTCAGGTGGTTGAGAATCACTGCTGGAGAGGAGGCAACTTTTTCTCCGGAAAGTGCGATCACGCCGATCACTGGAGTGTGATTGTTAAGGGCGAGAGGTGCTAG
- a CDS encoding Ras family protein (Ras-related GTPase) — MPDKVKVVIVGDEGVGKSALILRLCLDHFSGTHEATADDSIRKSTVVDGQECILDIIDTAGREQYATLIEEWIRQGEVFVLVFDVASRESFTHVRKYYDQVRKIKQVVDDHSINPPATHPGAPFFAPLILVGNKSDLQHKRAVSETEGMELGKELCGEYVEASARDNVNVEAAFNKAVRNIRERRYEAEHSLFPQADGVATTPKRYRPFHPGSCRCVVL; from the exons ATGCCAGACAAGGTAAAAGTAGTAATAGTCGGTGACGAAGGCGTGGGCAAATCAGCACTCATCCTACGG CTCTGCCTCGATCACTTCTCCGGCACACATGAAGCCACAGCGGACGACAGTATCCGCAAGTCCACCGTAGTCGACGGTCAAGAATGCATCCTCGATATCATAGATACAGCCGGCCGAGAGCAATATGCGACGCTGATCGAAGAATGGATTCGACAGGGTGAAGTCTTCGTTTTGGTTTTCGACGTCGCATCCCGGGAATCATTCACCCATGTTCGGAAATACTACGATCAGGTCCGAAAGATCAAGCAGGTTGTAGATGACCACTCGATAAACCCACCTGCTACACATCCGGGCGCGCCGTTTTTTGCGCCTTTGATCTTGGTCGGGAACAAGAGTGACCTGCAACATAAGCGGGCCGTGTCGGAAACGGAGGGCATGGAGCTCGGTAAAGAGTTGTGCGGCGAGTATGTTGAGGCTTCAGCTAGGGATAATGTTAATGTTGAGGCGGCGTTCAATAAAGCGGTTCGAAATATTCGAGAGCGCCGATATGAAGCTGAACATTCGCTGTTTCCGCAGGCTGATGGGGTTGCGACGACGCCAAAACGGTATAGGCCGTTTCATCCTGGTAGCTGTAGATGTGTTGTGCTTTAA
- the pacC gene encoding putative C2H2 transcription factor PacC (Zn-finger), giving the protein MSEPQDTTSPSTAAAPIAASTSHEQPQTQSPPQVSATTTSSVTATAAAATAAVASPPVNGAARPTEELSCLWQGCSEKCPTPESLYEHVCERHVGRKSTNNLNLTCQWGSCRTTTVKRDHITSHIRVHVPLKPHKCDFCGKAFKRPQDLKKHVKTHADDSVLVRSPEPGSRNPDIMFGGNPAKGYATATHYFEPALNPVPSQGYAHGAPQYYQSHHPPQPANPSYGNVYYALNHGHEAGHASYESKKRGYDALNEFFGDLKRRQFDPNSYAAVGQRLLGLQSLSLPILSGGPLPEYQPMPAPVAVGGGGYSPGGHPPAPAYHLPPMSNVRTKNDLINIDQFLQQMQDTIYENDDNVAAAGVAQPGAHYVHGGMSYRTTHSPPSQLPPSHATATTSAGPIMANPATHSPTGTPALTPPSSAQSYTSGRSPISLPSTSRVSPPHHEGGSSMYPRLPSATMSDSMAAGYPTTSSAAPPSTLGGIFDHDDRRRYTGGTLQRARPEERHLPEPMDLSHDNKDDGERTPPAKPRQAPSSPGRISASLIDPALSGSANEAETMRTAQAATEVAERSDVQWVEKVRLIEYLRNYIASRLERGEYDGDSGMTRESRTPEAGPDGHMEGVETEPVSHPAKCESPVKPEAGGDTVMYPTLRGVDEDGDSKMPN; this is encoded by the exons ATGTCGGAACCCCAAGACACCACTTCCCCTTCGACTGCGGCTGCTCCTATTGCCGCGTCGACTTCGCATGAGCAACCCCAAACCCAGTCGCCGCCTCAAGTCTCTGCTACCACGACATCCTCGGTGACGGCAACCGCAGCCGCAGCGACCGCAGCTGTGGCATCTCCCCCTGTTAATGGTGCTGCGCGCCCGACCGAAGAGttgtcttgtctttggcAAGGATGTTCTGAGAAGTGTCCCACCCCAGAATCCCTCTAT GAGCACGTCTGCGAACGTCACGTAGGTCGCAAGAGCACAAATAATCTCAACTTGACTTGCCAATGGGGCAGTTGCCGAACTACTACTGTTAAGCGCGACCATATCACCTCTCATATCCGAGTACATGTGCCTTTAAAACCTCACAAGTGTGACTTCTGTGGAAAGGCCTTCAAGCGCCCTCAGGACTTGAAGAAACATGTCAAGACACATGCAGATGATTCGGTTCTGGTTCGGTCACCTGAACCGGGTTCCCGGAATCCAGATATAATGTTTGGAGGTAACCCAGCAAAAG GCTATGCTACCGCTACGCATTACTTCGAACCCGCCTTAAACCCCGTCCCCAGCCAGGGTTATGCTCACGGAGCTCCTCAGTACTatcaatctcatcatccaccTCAACCAGCGAACCCGTCTTACGGTAACGTTTACTATGCGCTTAATCACGGACATGAGGCCGGCCACGCATCATACGAGTCGAAAAAGCGTGGATATGATGCCCTAAACGAGTTTTTCGGTGACCTCAAGCGTCGCCAGTTCGATCCAAACTCGTACGCCGCAGTTGGGCAACGCCTACTTGGTTTACAAAGCCTGTCTCTTCCCATTCTCAGCGGTGGCCCACTCCCTGAATATCAACCCATGCCTGCGCCTGTGGCAGTAGGTGGCGGAGGCTATAGCCCTGGTGGACATCCTCCCGCTCCCGCGTATCATCTCCCTCCCATGAGTAACGTCCGTACCAAGAACGACCTGATCAACATCGATCAGTTCttgcagcagatgcaggaTACCATCTATGAAAATGACGACAACGTGGCAGCTGCTGGTGTTGCTCAGCCGGGTGCCCATTACGTTCATGGCGGCATGAGCTATCGCACCACCCACTCGCCACCCAGTCAGCTGCCTCCAAGCCATGCTACGGCCACCACTTCCGCAGGCCCCATTATGGCTAATCCTGCGACCCATTCGCCGACTGGGACACCCGCACTCACACCACCCTCGAGCGCGCAATCGTATACCTCTGGTCGGTCGCCCATCTCCCTGCCGTCAACAAGCCGGgtatctcctcctcatcacgAAGGTGGCTCAAGCATGTACCCCCGCCTTCCATCGGCTACTATGTCTGACAGCATGGCCGCTGGCTACCCGACCACATCAAGCGCAGCTCCTCCGTCCACTCTTGGTGGTATCTTTGACCATGATGATCGTCGCCGGTATACCGGTGGCACCTTACAACGCGCAAGGCCAGAGGAGCGTCATCTACCTGAGCCAATGGATCTGTCTCATGATAATAAGGATGACGGAGAGCGGACACCACCTGCCAAGCCGCGTCAAGCACCCTCGTCACCCGGTCGCATCTCCGCTAGCTTGATTGACCCTGCTCTTTCGGGCTCGGCAAACGAAGCAGAGACGATGCGGACGGCCCAAGCCGCGACTGAGGTCGCTGAGCGATCAGACGTGCAGTGGGTTGAAAAGGTTCGCCTTATCGAGTACCTGCGCAATTACATCGCGTCTCGTCTCGAACGGGGTGAATATGACGGCGATTCAGGCATGACTCGTGAGTCGCGCACCCCAGAGGCTGGACCCGATGGCCACATGGAAGGTGTGGAGACCGAGCCCGTTTCTCATCCTGCCAAGTGTGAGTCCCCGGTGAAACCTGAGGCGGGAGGTGATACGGTGATGTACCCAACACTACGGggagtggatgaggatggtgatTCTAAGATGCCTAATTAA
- a CDS encoding sugar porter family MFS transporter (permeases of the major facilitator superfamily) has protein sequence MTTSSPCPMAYYLVTLCCVFTTLGSFLFGYDSGVISSTLDQEDFQNRFNHPSDAATGGGAILGSALVSYISDPYGRRPVIFIGGLLGSLGAALQAGAVTVAMLIAGRLIAGLAVGLMSSAIPVYCSEVSPPRIRGFLGSMQQWMIGLGFVVAQWTGYGCSLHTGAITWRLPLAIQAVPAVILCFGVWLLPESPRWLIEKGRAEAGREILARLHSNRDRSNIHMVEAEIAQINDSIAEERRSAVHSWRELLSKARWRHRLLLACGIQAFTQCSGTNIISNYNPGLYRTLGLKGTTPLMLQGIWGALAQFWNTVFMLFIDRVGRRKLLIPSLLGMGATMCIEAALAQANGGFRDPSANPDAVRAAIAMFFVFSIFFTSLGLISWIYPSEIFPTAIRARGSSLATATNWSLNLVFAQCTPIARSTMGFNYFYCFFAFNWVAAAITWAFYPETAGKSLEDVEHIFSSSSRDDFPHPVPDLKNDVVAVANPADSDWSRENLELSCHAKMS, from the exons ATGACGACG TCCAGCCCTTGCCCCATGGCTTACTATCTTGTCACCCTTTGCTGCGTCTTCACAACTCTgggctcctttctcttcggttATGATTCCGGCGTGATTTCGTCCACccttgatcaagaagatTTCCAGAATCGCTTTAATCACCCCTCTGATGCCGCAACGGGTG GGGGTGCGATTCTAGGTTCCGCTCTGGTCTCATACATCTCCGATCCTTATGGACGGCGTcctgtcatcttcattgGAGGCCTTCTCGGAAGCTTGGGTGCAGCGTTGCAAGCCGGTGCCGTAACTGTCGCCATGCTCATTGCAGGCCGATTGATTGCAGGTTTGGCTGTAGGCTTGATGTCGTCAGCAATTCCAGTTTACTGT AGTGAGGTATCTCCTCCCCGGATACGCGGCTTTCTGGGCTCCATGCAACAATGGATGATCGGGTTGGGGTTTGTTGTCGCT CAATGGACTGGATATGGTTGTTCCCTTCACACCGGCGCCATAACCTGGCGGCTCCCCTTGGCCATCCAGGCCGTTCCCGCCGTGATCCTCTGTTTTGGTGTTTGGCTCCTTCCCGAGTCTCCACGCTGGCTGATTGAGAAAGGCCGCGCTGAAGCGGGCCGAGAAATCCTGGCTCGTTTACATTCAAACCGGGACAGGTCTAATATCCACATGGTTGAAGCCGAGATCGCCCAGATCAACGACAGCATCGCCGAGGAACGACGTTCCGCCGTACACTCCTGGCGCGAACTACTAAGCAAGGCTCGCTGGCGCCATCGCCTGTTACTTGCGTGCGGCATTCAAGCGTTTACCCAATGCTCAGGTACCAACATCATCTCGAACTACAATCCAGGCCTATACAGGACGCTAGGCCTGAAGGGCACAACACCTCTCATGCTACAGGGAATATGGGGTGCACTGGCCCAGTTCTGGAATACGGTGTTCATGCTTTTCATTGACCGTGTGGGTCGTCGTAAGCTTCTCATCCCTTCCCTGCTCGGCATGGGTGCCACCATGTGCATAGAAGCGGCCTTAGCCCAGGCCAACGGCGGCTTTCGCGACCCTTCTGCCAACCCGGATGCTGTCCGTGCTGCGATCGCcatgttctttgtcttctcaatcttctttACCAGCCTTGGGCTCATCTCCTGGATCTATCCATCTGAGATCTTCCCGACAGCGATCCGCGCCCGCGGCTCATCGCTGGCAACAGCTACCAATTGGAGTTTGAACCTTGTCTTTGCGCAATGCACGCCAATAGCGAGGTCAACCATGGGCTTCAATTACTTTTATTGCTTCTTCGCTTTTAATTGGGTGGCCGCTGCCATTACTTGGGCCTTTTACCCCGAAACTGCTGGCAAGTCGCTTGAGGACGTCGAACatatcttctcatccagctccCGTGATGATTTTCCGCATCCTGTGCCGGACCTTAAGAAcgatgttgttgctgtcgcGAACCCTGCAGACAGCGACTGGTCGAGGGAGAATCTGGAGCTTAGCTGCCATGCAAAAATGTCATAG
- a CDS encoding putative C6 transcription factor (Mut3) (predicted protein): protein MGTPSSAFHTASADNATDDDPSGPSDSVFYHDDADPSSLQSSHDQDGSKPAKEPLPMQKRRRVTRACDECRRKKIKCDGKQPCTHCTVYSYECTYDQPSNRRRNPAPQYVEALEARLHKAEALLRVVLPDINLDDPRFDEHATEQMLAVVKREKQQPQQPPVTTNGSNSSTVATGPAEAPSDNCCGEESLLESMVDNSGYLDLDDQGHWDYHGHTSGITFLRRLRKQLGAVDISAPALRSRPFSQMLDSPKSASESPQDALLPPTHDLPSREVARRLCHNALEDGCSLMRFVHEPSFYAMLDRIYDTPPEQYTNEEHAFLPLLYIVMAVGCLFSDDGTGTLDLSGYESAIGQGFQYFKAGRQLLEITDCRDLTSLQAICFMVLFLQSSAKLSTCYSFVGIALRSALRLGLHRSVSANFNPLEQELRKRIFWVIRKMDVYVSTLLGLPQMLSDDDIDQEYPMSIDGEFITSDGILPTPPDYTPLMAGANAHTRLSSIMLKVVIYIYPVKNAQHRSKSDQRYVVSHSKIREIERDLQAWMEELPAALRPGTEVSPQLERVRQLLRISYAHVQVVMYRPFLHYVSSGSQARGVDRRSYACAAACVSVSRNIVHITTGMHKRGLLNGSYWFTMYTTYFAILSLLFFVLENPDSPTAKDGVLKDAMEGKNTLTGLAKKSLAADRCSQSLICLFKNLPDLLKNRQSKVNPVNLKRPAPSSSNKLGNAKSPTAPPAMPPPQRASTFPIQLLNRSTKEASNLPKSLDDNHPRHSRSNSRPANTPSPWFSSTPEPPTETISTPSETQATESIAASSNTSPLPMSMSTQDMPTSPFVAQQFSNPTNLPDLMPIMFPSDDPFAYPTQPMSTLENDHFRQDSGAMQFGRDLTTQRSAPPSTDPTNTIGVSTPALDGLGNFPLFSNNNTPTLMNAALPMRLANPPSVSQSRLQSPVSHASTPASGEAVNSPDLVSLPNNNFMWQGYNFQPQNFPTEQSAQPLMPSGNVQNFGMGVEDNSMGMGIDLGISLDDIFGNTDACRAGNGLPSDDWIQWMNVGN from the exons ATGGGTACTCCATCCAGCGCTTTCCATACCGCGTCGGCGGATAATGCGACGGACGATGATCCATCGGGCCCCTCGGATTCAGTTTTTTaccatgatgatgcagatccctcttcccttcagTCGTCGCACGACCAAGACGGCTCAAAACCAGCCAAAGAGCCCCTCCCCATGCAGAAGAGGCGCCGTGTAACACGAGCTTGCGATGAATGTCGGCGAAAAAAGATCAAATGTGATGGGAAACAGCCATGCACTCATTGTACCGTATACAGCTATG AATGCACCTATGACCAGCCGTCGAATCGCCGCCGTAATCCGGCCCCTCAATATGTGGAAGCCCTTGAAGCACGTCTACACAAGGCCGAGGCTCTCCTTCGAGTCGTTCTTCCCGACATCAATCTGGACGATCCCCGGTTCGATGAGCATGCTACCGAACAAATGCTAGCCGTCGTCAAACGCGAGAaacagcagccacagcaacCGCCCGTGACCACCAACGGCTCGAATTCCTCGACTGTTGCTACCGGGCCAGCGGAGGCTCCATCAGATAACTGTTGTGGTGAAGAATCTTTACTTGAATCAATGGTGGATAATTCAGGCTATCTGGACTTGGACGATCAAGGTCACTGGGATTATCATGGGCACACCTCAGGCATCACATTCCTTCGACGACTTCGAAAGCAATTGGGGGCCGTGGACATCTCAGCGCCGGCGCTGCGATCGCGGCCCTTCTCACAGATGTTGGACAGTCCAAAGTCGGCATCGGAGTCCCCGCAGGATGCATTGTTGCCCCCCACTCATGACCTGCCATCGCGCGAGGTGGCACGACGCCTGTGTCACAATGCCTTGGAAGATGGCTGTTCTCTCATGCGATTTGTCCACGAACCTTCGTTTTACGCCATGTTAGATCGGATCTACGATACCCCGCCTGAGCAGTATACCAATGAGGAGCATGCTTTTCTGCCACTCCTCTACATTGTGATGGCTGTCGGTTGTTTGTTCTCAGATGACGGGACTGGTACCCTGGATCTCTCCGGTTATGAAAGTGCCATCGGCCAAGG GTTTCAATACTTCAAAGCCGGGCGACAGCTCTTGGAGATCACTGACTGCCGCGACTTGACCTCTCTCCAGGCAATTTGCTTCATGGTATTGTTCCTGCAATCATCTGCCAAACTGAGTACCTGTTATTCATTTGTCGGCATTGCCCTTCGCTCTGCCCTACGCCTGGGCCTGCACCGCTCGGTATCAGCCAACTTCAACCCCCTGGAACAAGAGCTGCGGAAACGTATCTTTTGGGTTATTCGGAAGATGGACGTCTATGTCAGCACCCTACTGGGACTACCCCAGATGCTGAGTGACGATGACATCGACCAGGAATACCCAATGTCGATTGACGGCGAGTTCATCACTTCAGATGGCATCTTACCCACACCACCGGATTATACGCCTCTCATGGCAGGTGCTAATGCACACACGCGACTTTCAAGCATTATGCTGAAAGtggtaatatatatatatccggtTAAGAACGCTCAGCACCGATCCAAATCAGATCAACGCTATGTTGTAAGTCATTCCAAGATCCGGGAGATTGAGCGGGATCTTCAGGCTTGGATGGAGGAACTACCGGCCGCTTTGCGACCTGGGACCGAAGTGTCCCCTCAACTTGAGAG GGTACGACAGTTGCTGCGCATTAGCTATGCCCATGTGCAAGTGGTCATGTACCGCCCTTTCTTGCACTATGTCTCGAGCGGCTCTCAGGCCCGTGGCGTCGATCGGCGATCCTACGCCTGTGCTGCTGCATGCGTTAGCGTTTCCCGGAACATCGTCCATATAACCACTGGTATGCATAAGAGAGGTCTGCTTAACGGGTCCTACTGGTTTACCATGTATACCACCTACTTTGCTATCCTATCTTTGTTGTTCTTCGTGCTCGAGAATCCCGACTCTCCCACAGCTAAAGATGGCGTGTTGAAGGATGCCATGGAAGGCAAGAACACTTTGACAGGACTGGCAAAGAAGAGTTTGGCTGCGGATCGGTGCTCCCAAAGCCTCATCTGCCTTTTCAAGAATCTTCCCGACTTATTAAAGAACCGCCAGAGCAAAGTCAACCCGGTGAATCTAAAGCGCCCTGCCCCGTCCAGTAGCAACAAACTGGGTAATGCTAAAAGCCCTACGGCCCCACCCGCGATGCCTCCTCCGCAGAGAGCGAGCACATTCCCTATTCAACTATTGAACAGGTCGACCAAGGAGGCCAGTAATCTACCCAAGAGCTTAGACGACAACCATCCCCGCCATAGTCGATCAAATTCTCGTCCAGCGAACACACCTTCCCCCTGGTTTTCATCGACACCCGAACCACCCACAGAAACCATATCGACCCCGTCAGAGACACAGGCGACAGAGTCCATTGCTGCCTCATCCAACACATCCCCCCTGCCGATGTCCATGTCCACGCAAGATATGCCCACGAGTCCATTTGTTGCTCAGCAGTTCTCAAATCCAACCAACCTTCCCGATCTTATGCCCATCATGTTTCCCTCTGACGATCCTTTTGCCTACCCTACCCAGCCGATGTCCACCTTGGAGAATGACCATTTCCGTCAGGACAGCGGGGCCATGCAATTCGGGCGGGATCTCACGACGCAGCGGTCGGCGCCACCTTCTACCGATCCCACAAACACCATCGGGGTATCAACACCGGCCCTGGATGGCCTGGGCAATTTCCCCTTATTTTCCAACAACAATACACCAACACTCATGAATGCTGCTCTTCCCATGCGCCTAGCAAACCCCCCTTCTGTGAGTCAGTCGCGGTTACAATCGCCTGTTTCACACGCATCCACCCCGGCGAGTGGGGAGGCAGTCAACAGTCCCGATCTGGTATCTCTCCCGAACAACAACTTCATGTGGCAGGGTTACAATTTCCAGCCGCAAAACTTCCCCACGGAGCAGTCAGCGCAGCCGCTGATGCCGTCAGGGAATGTGCAGAACTTTGGCATGGGCGTCGAGGACAACTCCATGGGGATGGGCATTGATTTAGGGATCTCGCTGGACGATATCTTTGGGAACACCGATGCGTGCCGGGCCGGCAATGGACTTCCCAGCGACGATTGGATCCAATGGATGAATGTCGGAAACTGA